One stretch of Corynebacterium imitans DNA includes these proteins:
- a CDS encoding ABC transporter permease, with the protein MPTTFAARVGRALARFALLLAAASLIIFLLLRAVPGDPARVALGVAATEDDVAELARQLGTDRPLVTQYFSWVTGMLTGDFGLSMASGTPLGPQLAERAGVSLTLTLTAMAVSVCIAVPLGVYLARRRGHADAAIVDGLTQVGIVVPSFLVGILAVALFSVRLGWLPANGWGTPAHAVLPVVALTLVQASILTRYVRAAIAEELEKDYVRTARASGASISTALARHALRNAALPVLTVTGVQLSALIVGAVVIERVFAIPGLGSMLLDAVGNRDLTQVQSVMMCIVAFTLLVNLAVDVSYAAIDPRTRRRA; encoded by the coding sequence ATGCCAACCACTTTTGCCGCGCGCGTCGGCCGCGCCCTTGCCCGCTTTGCGCTCCTGCTCGCCGCCGCCAGCCTCATCATCTTCCTGCTGCTGCGCGCGGTGCCCGGCGACCCAGCGCGCGTCGCGCTCGGCGTTGCCGCCACCGAGGACGACGTGGCCGAGCTCGCCCGCCAGCTTGGCACCGACCGCCCGCTTGTCACCCAATACTTCAGCTGGGTCACCGGAATGCTCACCGGCGACTTCGGGCTCTCCATGGCCAGCGGCACCCCGCTTGGGCCCCAACTCGCGGAGCGCGCGGGCGTCTCGCTTACGCTCACGCTTACCGCGATGGCCGTCTCCGTGTGCATCGCGGTCCCGCTGGGCGTGTACTTGGCGCGCCGCCGCGGCCACGCCGACGCCGCAATCGTCGACGGGCTGACCCAGGTCGGCATCGTCGTTCCCTCGTTTTTAGTCGGTATCCTTGCCGTCGCGCTGTTTTCGGTGCGGCTCGGTTGGCTGCCCGCCAACGGCTGGGGCACGCCCGCGCACGCAGTGCTGCCGGTGGTGGCGCTCACGTTGGTGCAGGCGTCGATTCTCACCCGGTACGTGCGCGCCGCGATTGCCGAGGAGTTGGAGAAAGACTATGTGCGTACGGCGAGGGCGAGCGGAGCGTCGATAAGCACTGCCCTTGCGCGCCACGCGCTGCGCAACGCCGCCTTACCCGTGCTTACCGTGACCGGCGTGCAGCTTTCCGCGCTGATCGTGGGGGCGGTGGTCATCGAGCGGGTTTTTGCGATTCCCGGGCTCGGGAGCATGCTTCTCGACGCCGTCGGCAACCGCGACCTCACCCAAGTCCAATCCGTCATGATGTGCATCGTCGCGTTCACCCTTCTGGTGAACCTGGCGGTGGATGTCAGCTACGCCGCGATCGACCCGCGGACTCGGAGGCGCGCATGA
- a CDS encoding ABC transporter permease: MTRTNTSRTLGWVLIGTAAFAALLSLVWTPYDPLHADPAAHLAGPSWQHWMGTDALGRDITSRIMHGARFTLSVACAAVACSALIGVPLGVLAGMRRGTGHAVMAGADLLLAFPALLLAIVFTAVFGASTWVVIAAVGIAGIPGFVRVARVGTMQIMHQDYILAARISGVPAWRIATRHVLPNIAPIITVQISTALALAILAEAGLSFLGLGTPAPYASWGRMLQASQPYLATSPHLALWPGCAIALTVLGFNLLGDRRTP; encoded by the coding sequence ATGACACGCACCAACACCTCGCGAACGCTCGGCTGGGTGCTCATCGGCACCGCAGCGTTCGCCGCGCTGCTTTCACTTGTTTGGACCCCCTACGACCCACTGCACGCCGACCCCGCCGCGCACCTGGCGGGCCCGAGCTGGCAGCACTGGATGGGCACCGACGCGCTGGGGCGCGACATCACCTCGCGCATCATGCACGGCGCACGCTTCACGCTGTCTGTCGCCTGCGCCGCGGTTGCTTGCTCCGCGCTCATCGGCGTCCCGCTCGGCGTGCTCGCAGGCATGCGGCGTGGCACCGGGCACGCCGTGATGGCGGGCGCGGACCTGTTGCTCGCCTTCCCGGCGCTGTTGCTTGCGATCGTGTTCACGGCGGTGTTCGGCGCGTCGACGTGGGTGGTCATTGCCGCCGTCGGCATCGCCGGCATCCCCGGGTTCGTGCGCGTCGCGCGAGTCGGCACCATGCAGATCATGCATCAGGACTACATCCTCGCGGCGCGGATCAGCGGCGTACCCGCTTGGCGGATCGCCACGCGCCACGTGCTGCCCAACATCGCCCCTATTATTACAGTGCAAATTTCGACTGCGCTCGCACTGGCCATCCTCGCCGAAGCTGGCCTGTCCTTCCTCGGCCTGGGCACGCCCGCTCCGTACGCATCCTGGGGGCGGATGCTGCAAGCCTCCCAGCCGTACCTGGCCACCTCCCCGCACCTGGCGCTGTGGCCTGGCTGCGCCATCGCCCTGACTGTACTGGGCTTCAACCTTCTCGGCGATCGGAGGACACCGTGA
- a CDS encoding ATP-binding cassette domain-containing protein: MTAPVITVDSLTVPGILHDVSFTVARGERVGIIGESGSGKSVTALSIMGLADGPGLPAARGSITVDGVQMVGTRDRVRRSVRGSRVAMVFQEPMTALDPLTKVGRLVPRDLLRQVGVDRPDAYPHQLSGGQRQRVLIALALSQDPDVLICDEPTTALDVTTQAQILDLLDRLVTERGMGLLFISHDLAVVRRMTDRTLVFHQGRIVDGDSEYARQLEAAARPGPPAPVPRSTAAAASVELAGVCVDRGGTRVLSDINLTVHEGERLAIVGGSGSGKTTLLHVIAGLIAPSAGEVRAEKQLQMVFQDPYSSLDPRMRVRDSIRETGVTADGADAVLDAVGLAGAGDRLPRAFSGGQRQRISIARAAAPRPRLLLADEPVSALDATIQHQVLELLRETVGTHTLIFVTHDLQVARELCPRLAVMERGRIVEHGATEEIWANPQHEYTQALLEAIIPYDE; the protein is encoded by the coding sequence GTGACCGCACCCGTCATTACGGTAGATTCGTTAACCGTCCCCGGCATTCTCCACGACGTCTCCTTCACCGTCGCACGCGGCGAACGCGTCGGCATCATCGGCGAATCCGGCTCCGGCAAATCCGTCACCGCCTTAAGCATCATGGGGCTCGCCGACGGACCCGGGCTGCCCGCTGCGCGCGGCTCGATCACCGTCGACGGCGTCCAGATGGTTGGCACGCGCGACCGCGTGCGCCGCTCCGTGCGCGGTAGCCGCGTCGCCATGGTCTTCCAGGAGCCGATGACCGCGCTCGACCCCCTGACCAAGGTTGGCCGCCTCGTGCCGCGCGACCTGCTGCGCCAGGTGGGCGTCGACAGGCCAGACGCATACCCGCACCAGCTCTCCGGCGGACAGCGCCAACGCGTGCTCATCGCGCTCGCGCTGTCGCAAGACCCCGACGTGCTCATCTGCGACGAACCCACCACCGCCTTAGATGTGACCACGCAGGCGCAGATCCTCGACCTGCTCGACCGGCTAGTCACCGAGCGCGGCATGGGACTGCTGTTTATCTCCCACGACCTCGCCGTGGTCCGCCGCATGACCGACCGCACGCTCGTCTTCCACCAAGGCCGCATCGTCGACGGCGACAGCGAGTACGCCCGCCAGCTCGAGGCCGCCGCGCGCCCAGGCCCGCCCGCGCCGGTGCCGCGCTCCACCGCCGCTGCGGCCTCAGTTGAATTGGCCGGCGTGTGCGTCGATCGCGGCGGCACGCGCGTGCTTTCCGACATCAACCTCACCGTCCACGAAGGCGAACGCCTCGCCATCGTCGGCGGCTCGGGTTCCGGCAAAACCACCCTGCTGCACGTCATCGCGGGACTTATCGCCCCGTCGGCGGGCGAAGTGCGCGCCGAGAAACAGCTGCAGATGGTGTTCCAGGACCCGTACTCCTCGCTCGACCCGCGGATGCGGGTGCGCGACTCCATCCGCGAAACCGGTGTCACCGCCGACGGCGCCGACGCGGTCCTCGACGCCGTCGGACTCGCCGGCGCCGGCGATCGCCTCCCCCGCGCGTTTTCTGGCGGGCAGCGCCAGCGCATCTCGATCGCGCGCGCCGCCGCCCCGCGCCCGCGCCTTTTGCTTGCCGACGAGCCCGTCTCCGCCCTCGACGCCACGATCCAGCACCAGGTGCTCGAGCTACTACGCGAGACCGTCGGCACGCATACGCTCATCTTTGTCACCCACGACCTGCAAGTCGCGCGCGAGCTGTGCCCGCGGTTGGCGGTGATGGAGCGCGGCCGCATCGTCGAGCACGGTGCTACCGAGGAGATCTGGGCCAACCCGCAGCACGAATACACGCAGGCGCTGCTGGAGGCGATCATTCCGTACGATGAGTAG
- a CDS encoding ribokinase — MSHSSADIVVVGSINADLTVTVPRHPNPGETLLGNGGGLTAGGKGANQACAAAKLGASIALVGAVGDDANAGPATSVLRASGVDLSNVEEIEEVTGLAVITVAADGENTVLVVPGANACVDAAFVRAHSTPVEAAQLVLLQGEIPADGFAEAVALAAGRVVVNLAPVVDVPREALLQADPLLANEHEAGLILAQLGADDTGEPETLAQRLLDVGFPSVVLTLGAAGALVADANGLRPIPTPRVNAVDTVGAGDAFAGALCHRLVEGDSLDEAAAFAARVGAFAVQRPGAQPSYPSAADELPSCKSAE, encoded by the coding sequence ATGAGCCACTCATCTGCAGACATCGTCGTTGTCGGCTCCATTAACGCCGACCTCACCGTCACCGTGCCGCGCCACCCCAACCCCGGCGAAACCCTCCTCGGCAACGGCGGCGGGCTCACCGCAGGCGGGAAGGGTGCCAACCAGGCTTGCGCGGCGGCGAAGCTGGGTGCCAGCATCGCGCTTGTCGGCGCGGTCGGCGACGACGCGAACGCGGGCCCCGCGACCTCCGTGCTGCGCGCGTCGGGCGTCGACTTAAGCAACGTCGAAGAAATCGAAGAAGTCACCGGTCTTGCCGTGATCACGGTGGCGGCCGACGGGGAGAACACGGTGCTCGTCGTGCCCGGCGCGAACGCGTGTGTTGACGCCGCCTTCGTCCGCGCCCACAGCACTCCCGTCGAGGCCGCGCAGCTCGTCCTTCTGCAAGGCGAGATCCCGGCCGACGGCTTCGCCGAAGCGGTCGCGCTCGCGGCTGGCCGCGTCGTGGTCAACCTCGCCCCCGTCGTCGACGTCCCGCGCGAAGCCCTGCTGCAGGCCGACCCGCTGCTGGCCAACGAGCACGAGGCCGGGCTGATCCTCGCCCAGCTCGGTGCCGACGACACCGGCGAGCCGGAGACGCTCGCGCAGCGCCTGCTGGACGTGGGTTTCCCGTCCGTGGTGCTCACCCTCGGCGCGGCCGGCGCCCTGGTCGCCGACGCCAACGGTCTGCGCCCCATCCCCACCCCGCGCGTGAACGCGGTCGACACCGTCGGCGCGGGCGACGCGTTCGCGGGCGCGCTGTGCCACCGGCTGGTCGAAGGCGACTCTTTGGACGAGGCCGCAGCCTTCGCCGCGCGCGTCGGCGCGTTCGCAGTGCAGCGCCCCGGCGCGCAGCCGTCTTATCCTTCGGCGGCGGACGAACTGCCTAGTTGTAAATCTGCGGAATAA
- a CDS encoding alpha/beta fold hydrolase, with product MESTVEITRNQWKIFARVLGQPDAPALLFLQGGPGSPAPRERFEWIQEALRRGYRVVLLDQRGTGRSTRIDAATPELITADTLAQLRAPEIIKDAEAIREELGITRWDVLGQSFGGFCLLHYLAVAPERIGVAVFTGGLASISEGPDAVYEATFDKLRTRHRAFNLAFPEAERMIREVCRHLAATEETLPTGERLSPRRFRTIGIALGQEGGFASLANLLEAPFHPNGRLRTDFLAAVGQRVSFAANPLYAAIHESIYGGTVAGATDWSAERVSRAIAGFGPDATPDDDEFYLTGEHIFGFQFDEDPALRPFKDAAHALALKDDWPNQYAGIVDGVAAHDAAGGKRVAAVYTDDIYVPRELSLETARALGVDAWETARYQHDGLRKHGAAVLGQLLERAAGAQ from the coding sequence ATGGAGTCAACCGTCGAAATCACCAGAAACCAGTGGAAAATCTTCGCGCGCGTGCTGGGGCAGCCGGACGCGCCAGCGCTCCTGTTCCTCCAGGGCGGACCGGGATCGCCCGCGCCGCGCGAGCGCTTCGAGTGGATACAGGAGGCGCTGCGCCGCGGCTACCGCGTCGTGCTGCTCGATCAGCGTGGCACCGGCCGCTCGACGCGCATCGACGCCGCAACCCCGGAGCTCATCACCGCCGACACGCTGGCGCAGCTGCGCGCGCCCGAGATCATCAAGGACGCCGAAGCGATCCGCGAAGAACTCGGCATCACCCGTTGGGACGTGTTGGGCCAATCCTTCGGCGGTTTCTGCCTGCTGCACTACCTTGCGGTCGCGCCGGAGCGGATCGGGGTGGCGGTGTTTACGGGCGGGTTGGCGTCGATAAGCGAAGGCCCCGATGCGGTCTACGAGGCGACCTTTGACAAACTGCGCACCCGCCACCGCGCGTTCAACTTGGCTTTCCCGGAGGCGGAGCGGATGATCCGCGAGGTCTGCCGCCACCTTGCCGCGACCGAGGAGACGTTGCCCACCGGCGAGCGGCTCAGCCCGCGCCGCTTCCGCACCATCGGCATCGCACTCGGGCAGGAAGGCGGTTTCGCCTCGCTCGCGAACCTGCTGGAAGCGCCCTTCCACCCAAACGGTCGGTTGCGCACCGATTTTCTCGCCGCTGTCGGCCAGCGCGTCAGCTTCGCGGCCAACCCGCTCTACGCCGCCATCCACGAATCCATCTACGGCGGCACGGTGGCGGGCGCGACCGATTGGTCCGCCGAGCGGGTCTCGCGCGCGATCGCCGGTTTCGGCCCCGACGCCACGCCTGACGACGACGAGTTCTACCTCACCGGCGAGCACATCTTCGGCTTCCAATTCGATGAAGACCCCGCGCTGCGGCCGTTCAAGGACGCCGCGCACGCGCTCGCGCTGAAAGACGACTGGCCCAACCAGTACGCGGGCATTGTCGACGGGGTGGCCGCGCACGACGCCGCCGGCGGGAAGCGCGTTGCCGCTGTCTACACCGACGACATCTATGTGCCGCGCGAACTCTCGCTGGAAACGGCGCGCGCACTCGGCGTCGACGCATGGGAGACAGCGCGCTACCAGCACGACGGCCTGCGCAAACACGGCGCCGCGGTGCTGGGTCAGCTGCTGGAGCGCGCGGCGGGCGCACAGTAG
- a CDS encoding type II CAAX prenyl endopeptidase Rce1 family protein, with protein MITAYHRLARLERTRPYRWWRPAVELAVAGLLFVVLQAVWVVPFLLINGAEQPGGIAEGNPTSMLFGYGAIALTIPAAFVAAWASGRDVRALWSIERRFRWRFFLPALAAFAAPSVLALAVGVLAFGAPPARLDAVFFSCVAITVLLLPLQCLAEELLFRGTLVQSVGAWASSPWVAYLAPVPLFVFGHTGGGGQLVTVSIFALLAALLVHRTGGLELALALHIVNNANVSYANFSGIADLDSLRAFLPVAGLLGAFVLAVLANVVVGTKVAPMPTYDAHLRHLPHPTGDLLFQSAASPAHGGVPVVAPWFAQTLGPQMHGWANQLPWVRTAQGSGTTTAQLTNDHLRLTYTVRTEPEISFGLRVDNLDDVPRRIQLALHPYWAVDAAHARVTGLEGAPYLDKVAGVTRTLEAPIVFGEEVDRVVRTTAQCSLSDAHRTLTFTPHGTDHVVVWNPGPEVCAQDENLGADDWAGFVCVEPALLGESRDGVVLAPGESAEIGLDVHVTAPTQP; from the coding sequence GTGATCACCGCCTACCATCGTCTCGCTCGCCTTGAACGCACCCGCCCGTACCGCTGGTGGCGCCCGGCCGTCGAGCTTGCAGTTGCCGGTCTGCTCTTCGTCGTGCTGCAGGCGGTGTGGGTGGTGCCTTTCTTACTGATCAACGGCGCAGAACAACCGGGCGGCATCGCCGAGGGCAACCCCACCTCCATGCTCTTCGGCTACGGGGCGATCGCGCTGACGATCCCGGCCGCGTTTGTCGCCGCTTGGGCGTCGGGACGCGACGTGCGCGCACTCTGGTCGATCGAGCGCAGGTTCCGGTGGCGCTTCTTCCTCCCCGCGCTCGCCGCGTTCGCCGCACCGAGTGTGCTCGCGCTCGCGGTAGGTGTGCTCGCATTCGGTGCCCCACCCGCACGCCTCGATGCGGTCTTTTTCTCCTGTGTTGCCATCACTGTGTTGTTGCTACCGCTGCAGTGCTTGGCCGAAGAACTCCTCTTCCGCGGCACTCTGGTGCAAAGCGTTGGCGCATGGGCGTCGTCCCCGTGGGTTGCGTATCTCGCGCCGGTGCCACTGTTCGTCTTCGGGCACACCGGCGGTGGTGGGCAGCTCGTCACCGTCTCTATCTTCGCGCTGTTGGCCGCGCTCCTCGTGCACCGCACCGGCGGGCTCGAGCTGGCACTGGCGCTGCACATTGTCAACAACGCGAACGTCTCCTACGCCAACTTCTCCGGCATCGCTGATCTGGATTCGCTGCGCGCGTTCCTCCCGGTCGCGGGTCTGCTCGGTGCTTTCGTGCTCGCTGTGCTCGCCAACGTCGTAGTGGGCACTAAGGTGGCCCCCATGCCCACGTACGACGCCCACCTGCGCCACCTACCCCACCCGACCGGAGACTTGCTGTTCCAATCAGCCGCCAGTCCCGCCCACGGGGGTGTGCCCGTCGTTGCGCCCTGGTTCGCGCAAACCCTCGGTCCGCAGATGCACGGCTGGGCCAACCAGCTGCCCTGGGTGCGCACCGCGCAGGGCAGCGGCACCACCACGGCCCAGCTGACCAACGACCACCTGCGCCTGACCTACACCGTGCGCACCGAACCCGAAATCTCGTTCGGCCTGCGCGTCGACAACCTCGACGACGTCCCGCGCCGCATTCAGCTTGCGCTGCACCCCTACTGGGCGGTCGACGCTGCCCACGCCCGCGTCACGGGGCTTGAGGGCGCGCCCTACCTTGACAAGGTCGCCGGCGTCACGCGCACGCTCGAGGCCCCCATCGTTTTCGGCGAGGAAGTCGACCGCGTGGTGCGAACTACCGCGCAGTGCTCGCTCAGCGACGCCCACCGCACCCTCACCTTCACCCCCCACGGCACCGACCACGTCGTAGTCTGGAACCCCGGCCCCGAAGTGTGCGCCCAGGACGAAAACCTCGGTGCCGACGACTGGGCGGGGTTCGTCTGCGTCGAACCGGCGCTGCTCGGCGAAAGCCGGGACGGCGTGGTGCTCGCGCCGGGTGAATCTGCGGAAATCGGTCTCGACGTACACGTCACCGCGCCGACGCAGCCATGA
- a CDS encoding CPBP family intramembrane glutamic endopeptidase has translation MTQFHSAAPASVAARAGELVLLVIFATIFGVAAAFGLQEAGAVEPRFEPLCILAATLPAAPLARACTGRHPATLISAEKRIRWACVGRALAVTVCVYAVATVASLESPMLGWGAFVALCGIVALQTAAEELVFRAALPQILDGLCAPLAYGLPALGFVALHTGGAGTLADVAVFAACAAWLTWRTRGIEAAWVLHLVGNVWVLAASISEGPWGTVATVVATALIGVFSPRR, from the coding sequence ATGACGCAGTTCCACAGCGCTGCCCCCGCCTCTGTGGCCGCGCGCGCTGGCGAGCTCGTATTACTCGTCATCTTCGCGACCATCTTTGGCGTGGCTGCCGCGTTCGGTCTCCAAGAGGCAGGAGCAGTTGAACCACGGTTCGAGCCGCTATGCATCCTCGCCGCGACCCTGCCCGCGGCCCCACTCGCGCGCGCATGCACCGGGAGGCACCCCGCCACACTCATCTCCGCTGAAAAGCGCATCCGCTGGGCGTGTGTTGGCCGCGCGCTCGCGGTGACGGTGTGTGTCTACGCCGTCGCGACCGTTGCCTCCCTTGAATCACCCATGCTCGGCTGGGGCGCGTTCGTCGCGCTCTGCGGCATCGTTGCGCTGCAGACTGCTGCAGAGGAACTCGTCTTCCGGGCTGCGCTGCCGCAAATCCTCGACGGCCTGTGCGCGCCGCTCGCCTACGGCCTCCCGGCGCTGGGCTTTGTCGCCCTGCACACTGGCGGCGCGGGCACGCTTGCCGACGTCGCCGTCTTCGCCGCCTGCGCCGCCTGGCTGACCTGGCGCACTCGCGGTATCGAGGCCGCGTGGGTGTTGCACCTGGTAGGCAACGTGTGGGTGCTCGCGGCGTCGATAAGCGAAGGGCCCTGGGGCACGGTGGCGACGGTTGTGGCGACCGCCTTGATCGGGGTGTTTAGCCCTCGTCGGTAG
- the lepA gene encoding translation elongation factor 4, with amino-acid sequence MAATTKNFAEQTFTDPSRIRNFCIIAHIDHGKSTLADRILQLSNVVAAREMRDQYLDNMDIERERGITIKAQNVRLPWTPTSGEFAGQDIVLQMIDTPGHVDFSYEVSRSLDACEGAILLVDAAQGIEAQTLANLYMAMENDLEIVPVLNKIDLPAADPEKYANEIAHIIGCEPEEVLRVSGKTGEGVPELLDKVVELIPAPTSEHGADAPARALIFDSVYDTYRGVVTYIRMMDGKLEPNQRVQMMNTGVQHEILEIGVVSPTMKKAKGLGPGEVGYLITGVKDVRETRVGDTVTWAQKGADDPLDGFEEVKPMVYSGLFPVSQEDFPALRESLEKLQLNDASLTWEPETSVALGFGFRCGFLGLLHMEITRDRLEREFDLDLISTAPSVTYRVIAEDGTEHMVHNPSDWPGGKLQQVFEPVVNMTIIVPQEFVGSTMELCQSKRGQMKNMEYLSEDRVELRYLIPLGEIIFDFFDMLKSRTKGYASLNYEDAGWQESNLVKVDILLQGDPVDAFSAIVHRDSAQWYGNKMTKKLKELIPRQQFEVPVQAAIGSKIIARENIRAMRKDVLSKCYGGDISRKRKLLEKQKAGKKRMKAIGSVTVPQEAFVAALSTDEG; translated from the coding sequence ATGGCTGCCACGACGAAGAATTTTGCGGAACAGACGTTTACTGATCCCTCGCGGATTCGAAACTTCTGCATTATCGCTCATATTGACCACGGTAAATCCACGCTCGCGGATCGCATTTTGCAGCTGTCCAACGTGGTCGCCGCGCGTGAGATGCGCGACCAGTACCTGGACAATATGGATATCGAGCGTGAGCGCGGCATCACCATTAAGGCGCAGAACGTGCGCTTGCCGTGGACGCCGACGTCGGGCGAGTTCGCCGGCCAGGACATCGTCCTGCAGATGATTGACACCCCGGGTCACGTCGACTTCTCCTACGAGGTCTCGCGTTCGCTCGACGCCTGCGAGGGGGCAATTTTGCTTGTCGACGCGGCGCAGGGGATCGAGGCACAGACCCTTGCCAATCTGTACATGGCCATGGAAAACGACCTGGAGATCGTCCCGGTGCTGAACAAGATTGATTTGCCGGCGGCCGATCCGGAGAAGTACGCGAACGAAATCGCCCACATCATCGGCTGCGAGCCCGAGGAGGTGCTGCGCGTTTCCGGCAAGACAGGCGAGGGTGTGCCGGAGCTGCTGGACAAGGTCGTCGAGCTGATTCCGGCGCCGACGTCGGAGCACGGTGCGGACGCACCGGCGCGTGCGCTGATTTTTGACTCGGTCTACGACACCTACCGTGGCGTGGTCACGTACATCCGCATGATGGACGGCAAGTTGGAGCCGAACCAGCGCGTGCAGATGATGAACACCGGCGTGCAGCACGAGATCTTGGAGATCGGCGTGGTCTCGCCGACGATGAAGAAGGCGAAGGGCCTGGGCCCGGGCGAGGTCGGCTACCTGATCACCGGCGTCAAAGACGTGCGCGAGACCCGCGTGGGCGATACCGTGACGTGGGCGCAGAAGGGCGCCGATGACCCGCTGGACGGTTTCGAAGAGGTCAAGCCCATGGTGTACTCGGGCTTGTTCCCGGTGAGCCAGGAGGACTTCCCGGCGTTGCGCGAGAGCTTGGAGAAGTTGCAGCTCAACGACGCGTCGCTGACGTGGGAGCCGGAGACGTCGGTGGCGCTTGGCTTTGGTTTCCGCTGCGGTTTCTTGGGCCTTTTGCACATGGAGATCACCCGCGACCGCCTCGAGCGCGAGTTTGACCTGGACTTGATTTCGACCGCGCCGTCGGTGACCTACCGCGTGATCGCCGAGGACGGCACCGAGCACATGGTGCACAACCCGTCTGACTGGCCGGGTGGCAAGCTGCAGCAGGTGTTTGAGCCGGTGGTGAACATGACGATCATCGTGCCGCAGGAATTTGTCGGCTCGACGATGGAGTTGTGCCAGTCCAAGCGCGGCCAGATGAAGAACATGGAATACCTGTCCGAGGACCGCGTGGAGCTGCGCTACCTCATTCCGCTTGGCGAGATCATCTTCGACTTCTTCGACATGCTCAAGTCGCGCACGAAGGGGTATGCCTCGCTCAACTACGAGGACGCTGGGTGGCAGGAGTCGAACCTGGTCAAGGTGGATATTCTGCTGCAGGGCGATCCGGTGGATGCGTTCTCGGCGATTGTGCACCGGGATTCTGCGCAGTGGTACGGCAACAAGATGACGAAGAAGCTGAAAGAGCTCATCCCGCGTCAGCAGTTCGAGGTGCCGGTGCAGGCAGCGATTGGCTCGAAGATTATTGCGCGCGAGAACATCCGCGCGATGCGCAAGGACGTGCTGTCGAAGTGCTACGGCGGTGACATTTCGCGTAAGCGCAAGCTGCTGGAGAAGCAGAAAGCGGGTAAGAAGCGCATGAAGGCGATCGGTTCGGTCACCGTGCCGCAGGAGGCGTTCGTCGCGGCGCTGTCTACCGACGAGGGCTAA
- a CDS encoding type II toxin-antitoxin system PemK/MazF family toxin, whose amino-acid sequence MESHREAGTRGDGPRLVKRQGSFAPLNKLKAKTSHLFKRRSHRERRTASLDQGLALLNERLGTRNPAHEPRTATYVTVKPTALLPRNIYYAPDMDGNAEPGEVVWVTMPSHPPRQRSMLVVGRERNEVLGLLISPESEHANDERWLGIGAGEWHESGKPCWVRLDKTLIVPESDLHRSGTIIPPRRFERVANRLRDRFDWG is encoded by the coding sequence GTGGAATCACACCGAGAAGCCGGCACCCGCGGCGATGGCCCGCGCCTGGTCAAGCGGCAAGGTAGCTTCGCGCCGCTCAACAAGCTTAAAGCGAAAACCTCCCACCTTTTCAAGCGACGCAGCCACCGAGAGCGGCGCACCGCGTCCCTCGACCAAGGACTCGCGCTGCTCAACGAACGCCTCGGCACGCGCAACCCCGCGCACGAACCGCGCACCGCCACCTACGTCACCGTCAAACCGACCGCGCTGTTGCCACGCAATATTTATTACGCTCCCGATATGGACGGGAACGCCGAACCCGGCGAAGTCGTGTGGGTCACCATGCCCTCGCACCCGCCGCGGCAACGCAGCATGCTCGTCGTCGGCCGCGAGCGCAACGAGGTGCTCGGCCTGCTCATCTCCCCCGAATCCGAGCACGCAAACGACGAGCGCTGGCTCGGCATCGGCGCAGGCGAATGGCACGAATCCGGCAAACCCTGCTGGGTGCGCCTGGACAAAACGCTCATCGTCCCCGAAAGTGACCTGCACCGCTCCGGCACGATTATCCCGCCGCGTCGCTTTGAGCGCGTCGCCAACCGGCTCCGGGACCGCTTCGACTGGGGCTAA
- the rpsT gene encoding 30S ribosomal protein S20 translates to MANIKQQKKRVLTNEKRRQRNKSVRSATRTEIRKFREAVESGDKAAAEAQLRVASRKLDKAVTKGVFHRNNAANKKSNMAQALNKMA, encoded by the coding sequence ATGGCAAACATCAAGCAGCAGAAGAAGCGCGTCCTCACCAACGAGAAGCGTCGTCAGCGCAACAAGTCCGTCCGCTCCGCCACCCGCACGGAGATCCGCAAGTTCCGCGAGGCCGTGGAGTCCGGCGACAAGGCTGCCGCTGAGGCACAGCTGCGTGTTGCGTCCCGCAAGCTGGACAAGGCCGTGACCAAGGGCGTCTTCCACCGCAACAACGCGGCAAACAAGAAGTCCAACATGGCACAGGCGCTGAACAAGATGGCGTAA